In Musa acuminata AAA Group cultivar baxijiao chromosome BXJ2-8, Cavendish_Baxijiao_AAA, whole genome shotgun sequence, one genomic interval encodes:
- the LOC135584750 gene encoding protein yippee-like — MGRLFLVSLEGKIYSCKHCQAHLALVDDIVSRSFHCRHGKAYLFNKVVNVTAGIKEDRMMMTGLHTVSDIFCVGCGAIVGWKYEAAHEKAQKYKEGKIVLERFKLTGPDGSRYWVTHDAHMGGSDADDA, encoded by the exons ATGGGGCGGTTGTTTCTGGTTAGCCTCGAAGGCAAGATCTATAGCTGCAAGCACTGTCAGGCTCATCTCGCCCTCGTCGACGACATCGTCTCCAGG TCCTTCCATTGCAGGCACGGGAAAGCTTATCTCTTCAATAAGGT TGTGAATGTGACGGCTGGAATTAAAGAGGATCGGATGATGATGACAGGGTTGCATACTGTTTCTGATATTTTCTGTGTTGGTTGTGGGGCAATTGTTGGATGGAAATAT GAGGCTGCTCATGAAAAGGCCCAGAAGTACAAGGAAGGAAAAATTGTTCTTGAAAG GTTTAAGTTGACAGGGCCTGATGGAAGTCGGTACTGGGTAACCCATGATGCTCATATGGGTGGCAGTGATGCTGACGACGCATGA